Genomic window (Halomicroarcula saliterrae):
TGTGACATCGACGTTCGGAGCACGTTCGAGGAGAAACTCGGGGAGGAGTTTCGACAGTATCGGATCCTCGGCGCCTGCACCCCAGCGCTCGCACATGAAGGGCTGACTGCGGAGCGCGACCTGGGCGCACTCCTCCCGTGTAACGTCATCGTCTACGAGACTGACGATGGCGGTGTCACCGTGGGTGCTGTCGACCCGCAACAGCTCGTCGGCATCGCGGACAACGACGCACTCAACTCGATTGCAACAGACGTTACCGACCGATTCGAACGGGTGTTATCGACAGTCGGCAACGGACCTCGGTAATCGCATGTCCGTCGACCACACATCCGACGGCCTGCTGCGCGCCGTCTTGCTTGTCCTCGCAGCCATCGTCTTGTTGCCGGTGTTGATGATGGTACTTGCGATGCCGATGATGGGGATGATGGGCTGGTGGTGGAACGGGGGGATGGCCGGGGGCCTTTCACCACTATGGGGCGTCGGGATGATGCTTGTCTGGGTGCTTGTTCTCGGTGGCATTGGGTACCTCTTGTATCGCGGCTTCGCCGGTCGCGTTGGTTCGTCCGGGACCACTGACCCTGCACTCCGGGAACTCCGGATGGCATATGCTCGCGGTGACCTCTCCGAAGAGGAATTCGAAGAGCGTCGTGCGAAACTTAGTCGCCAGAAGTCGAACTAGCCCACCAGCAAGTCTCTGTGTGTACTGTGGCAGGAATTTTGGCAATGTGTTGTCTTGCCCAGAATTTGACTCAGGCCGTCATGGGAGCAACCAACAACTGGTCTCTGTGGCTACTGGTATTCGTCGGACCGAAACAGACCGAACAGGTGCCGGTGGCGGTCATCCGGGGTCGTCATCGCGCTATATCCCTTTCAAACTATCACAATCTAGCACAGTGAAGCTAGTGAAACACGACCGTGTCGAGTCTGGTAGTTTGAGACAAGAGTCGCCTTCATTCGTGTCTCTCAGCCAGACGTCATGATTGCTGTTCAGTCACGAAAGCGTGATAGAGGTAGTATGTCGTCAGCAAGATGATGAGACTTCCGCACGCAATGTCGCTCCAGAATATCAGCCCAGAAATGTCTCGATAGAGCGGAAAGGCCAGGAGGAGCACTCCAGCAGCTAAATTCACGCCCAGAGCACCGCCGTGCATCGACTCGCCTTCTACCGCGCGGCGACTGCTGTATCCCGCGACAACGACGAGAACGCCGCCAGCAAGGACATCGGCCCGGAAGAGCTCCACTGTCAGTTCGACTAGAGACGGTGCTGCCATCACCCAAGTTCCGACAGCAGCTACGAAGTAATGCGACCAGACTCTATTCATACCGTACGAACCACCAACAGTGTATCATTGGGGCCATTGGCGTTCGTCAGATTGCAGGAGTCCCAACAGGCGCCGACGGCGGTCATCCACTGTTTTCATCGCGTCATGGAATTCCTCGGGAGCGACTGTCGGGACGCCACCCTCATGAACGTCGGAAATCGCTGGCACTGGGGGTGATTCATCAGCCGCTTGGACGAATGCGGTATCAAGTGTCTCGAGATACGTACTGACGCTCGAGCGAGCCTGTCTAATGGCCAGAGCATTCGGTCGGTGTTGTTCCGGGACACCGAACTGGAGGAGTGTCAGCATCTCGTCGAAGACCGTGATGGTCGTTGCCGGGGCTCGCTCAGTGTCAGGTGTGTAGAAGTAATGGAGTATTGGATACGCCTTGTGATTCGAGGTAAGCGTGTTAATCTGCGTCGAGATAGTGTTTAGCGGGAGTTCGAGGCCCTGGAATCCCTCGCCGTTCCAACTCGTCGCTAGGATTTCGGTACTTCGAGACCCGAGCCCCGACAGACTAGTCGCAAGTGCCCGTTTCTGCGTGACGGCGCCAAGTACCGAGAGCACGTAGGTGACGCTCAGGGTTACGAAGAGCATCCCACTCGCGGTGGTGAGCGCCGTAACGACCTGCCAGACTCCATCCTGTGGTGTGAAGTCACCGTTGCCCATTGTGAACACCGAATAGCCGACGAAATACAGCCGCTCAGTCCACGATATCGGTCCTGCATCTCGCGTATCGATGAGCGCGTTCTCTGCACCGGCGAACAGGAACGTCCAGCCGACCCACAACAACGTAATCCAGACAACCAGACTACCGATGAGGATCACTGGACCGGCGACCGATAACCACCGGGGGCGGTCGCTGGCGACACTTCGGAGTCCGTCCCACGTCCAGCCCATCAGTCGGCTTGTCATCGGTCCAGCCCCGCCCTCGACCCATATTGTCGTCCATAGCAGGTCGCCAACGGCAAGGAGGAGACACACTGAGCCGAGAACTAGATAGCCGTAGTTCATCGGACGTTCTCACCGTCACCCTCAGTCACGCCAGCACTATCCAGCAGACGTCTCACTGTTGCATGCTATCGAGTATTTTGACAGCCCGGGATTGCATATCGGCATCCAGCACTTCTTCACCGACGAGCAACTGGAGCGTGTCGTCACACTGGGGCGTCCCCATGGCTTCGAGAGCTTCCTCGCGGAACTGCGCCTCGATATCGTGGTTTCGGACGAGCGCAGCTAGTTCATCGCATTCATTGGCAGTCTTGAGGGCGTGAATTGCCTCTTTGCGGTCCGCTTCGCTTGCAGATGAATCAGTCGCCTTCTCGACGTACTCGGTTGGGGTTCGTGAGCTCATGGTTTTGTTGAGGTGCACGCGGGTGAGAACGGCGTGAGTGCCGCGGTTTGGTTACGCTGAATATCCGTTCGGGACCTAGCCGGAGACGGCTGAACGGATTACGTCTGTGACACAGTCCAGCGTGTGGATACCGCTAGGGTCGTCTTCGTCGACGATATCGACTTGAACTGCCAGCGCAAAAAGTGTAACTTGAGTGGAATTACCATAGCTGAGCACTCCGAGGATATCAGCTAGTAGCAACTGTCCAACGACAATAGCCGGTAACCAATCCGCACAGCATCCGTATCAAGTCGCTTCTGTCGGAGGCACTAACGGTCTGTTGGCATGACCAACGAGACAGAGACGGTCGAAGGCTACGTAATGGACGTCGGCTGTATCAGGAAGAACGCGCGTGACGAACTCCTGCAGAAAGCCCGTGTCCACACCCGAGACTGCGCGCTCATGGGTCACTGTGTCGAGAGCGGCTATGGTATCGTCACCGACGGTGACAGCCTTACAGTTCTCGACCCGGACGCAACACCGCATGTTGTCGACGTCGTCGAAGCCTCGGACACAGCTGAGGGGATTCGACTCCATGTAGAGCGTGAACACCGCGACGGAGCGATGGAAACCACGGACGTTACTGAAATCGCGTCGACGGACTGAGGCCGCTCACCCGTCGTTGGCAGCTGTCTGGAGCGTCTCGTACTCCTCTTTGAACGCGGACTCACACGATGTACAGCAGAGGTAGTACCGGCGTGTCTCCACTGTCACCGAGACACCGTCGCCTCTGATGGGCTTGCCACACTGGACACACTCGATTGCGAGGTCGGCGTGGTCGATTCCCGGATTCCACACTGAATGCGACACTTTCCGAATCTCGTAGCTCTCGACACTCTCTTGGGTGAGTGTCTCGGTGACCAGCTCTTCGAGTTCTCGGTCGTTCATGAACGCGTGGACCGTCACGCGTGGCTCGAAGGACTGCACCACGTATTCGACCGCGTCGATGGCGGTGAGCGAGGCCACGAGAGCGTCAGCCTCTCCGGGCTCGGTTTGTATCTCGATGAGCACTGCATCGCCGACCCGGAGCATCGAGCGGTCGATATTCAGCGTAAATCCCTGGATGACGCCGAGTTCTTCCAGTCTGCTGACGCGGTTCGACACTGTCGGTGCCGAGAGGCCAACTTTCTCGCCGATCTCCGTGTACGACTGCCGGGCATCATCGAGGAGCAGTCGCAGTATCCGCACATCCGTGTCGTCTAGTTCACTCATTGCCGGATATCCGTTTTCGAACCACTCTAATCTGTGACCGGCAGGAGCAAGCTTCTCTAGACTGGCTTATAAGCAAGACCACCGAGTGGGGAAACTTGGCCGCCTCAGAGCCACACCTTCGAAGTGCAAAATGACAAAAATTTCACACCCCACTATCTGTGTATGTCTCTCGCAGAGACGGCCGGGAAGATCGGCCACCTGGACGACGAGGAGCGTGAGTGTCTCGAAAACTGCTTCGAAGCCACCGAGGTCTGTGAGTGGTGTGCCGACGAGTGTGTGGGCGAGGGCGAAGAGATGGCGCGCTGTCTCCGACTCTGTCGGGACGTCGCCGACATCGCCTCCACGCACGCTCGGTTCATGGTGCGAAATTCGAACTACGATACCCAGCTCGCCCAGCTCAACGCGGGGCTGGCCGAGGAGTGCGCCGAGGAATGTGAGCGCCACGACGCCGAGCACTGTCAGGTCTGTGCCGACGTACTCCGAGAGTGCGCGGAGTCCTGTCGAAACATGGCGTCGGGTAGTTAGAACACCAGTGGCCATGAGATGAGTCAGGACCGACCACAAACCAACCGTCTCTTTTGACACAGACCAATGGACGCATGGAAAACGCTGGCCACCGTCGTCGCTGCGCTCGTCGTGGTCATCGTCGCCGCACAGCCACTCTACGTCGTCGCGCTGACGCTGTTCGACTACGGCCAGACGCCCGACGGGACTTACGCGACGATGCAGACGAAAGACACCACTCGGTTTCCGGCGGATAACCCCGCACAGCTGAGTGCGTACACTGCCCAGGCCGCGAGACCACCGGGCGCGAACGCCTCGTACGATACCGTCGTTCGTGTTCCCGAGGACGACTGGCAGACAGCGCTCGCAGCCTCTAGGTTACGAGCGGCCTCCGACGCCATTGTCCTCTATAGCGACGCACCGGTCCCGGGCGACGGGAACGGAACTACTGCAACACGAAATGCGTCGACAGTACAGCTGTCTGGGGGCAATCCGGCACAGACCGCCGCGCAAATCGCGACACGAGGGAACGATAGCGACGACGTGAGCCCGAACAACGTCATCATCGTTAGCAACGAGTCGCCCCAGTGGGCGCTTCCGGCCGCCGCGTGGAGCGCCTACAGCGGTGACCCGATTCTTTACGCCAACGAGAACGGTGTCCCGAACGCCACGCAACGGGCCATCGACGATCTGAACGCCTCACACGCATACGTCCTCGCGCCGCCTGATCTCGTGAGTCAGAACGCGCTCAATGAACTGGACGTCGAGTGGACACGCGTCAGCGGGTCGACGCCACAGGACCACGCTGTCGAGATCGCGAAGTTCCGCGACGAGTCCCGGGACTTCGGCTGGGGTATCGACGAACGCGACAAGGTCGGGTACTACAACACGATGCTGGTCAATCCTGACCAGCCCGCCCACGCCGTCGCCAGCACGAACCTTCAGTGGGGGAAGGCCGGTCCGATACTCCTGGCCCACGACGACGGGACACTTCCCGCTGTCACGGAGAACTACCTCTGGCGAATCCAGTCAAGCTGGTTCTCCACGCCCGCTGAGGGCCCGTTTAACCACGTCTTCGTTCTGGGACCCCTAGAGGTGGTGTCTTGGGTGTCACAGGCCCGGAGTGACTACGCCGTCGAGATTACCCCCTACCGGCTCCAGGGACCCGGCATGAGCCCACTCGACGCGCTCTCGGCGTCGTGGGCAGCATTCAGTTTGCTGGGGGCGTCGTTCGTCTACGCACACATCCGCCGTCGGATTCCCGAGACGAGCGACTGGACCAAACTCGTGTGGCCGATGTTCACACTGCTGCTCGGCCCCATTGGCCTGGGATTCTACTGGCTCGCCTACCGTGGCCGTGAGGTGGTCGAACGCGACGGCCACCAGCGCGTCGTCAGACCGTACTGGCTACGGGCCGCCTCTGCCACAGCGATGGGTATCGCCTTCGCCGCGAGCACGATGATAGCAGTCGCGTTCGGCCTCACCTACTTCGGGATGCCGCTGGTGGTGTTCGAGAGCCCGGTGTTCATGCTCGGCAGTTCGATGGTGCTCATGATGGCTATCGTCTACGTCGTCGCATTCCTCGTCTCGTGGCTCATCTTCCACATCCCGATGTTCGAGGAGTCACTCGACCTCGACCGACACGCGGCGACTCGGCGCGGCCTGCTGGCCGTCGGAGTGAGCATGACGAGCGTCTCAGTTGGAATGATGACGATGATGTACTTCCTGATGATGCTCAATCTCCCGATGATGCCCGGCGACGACAACATCCTGTGGTTCGGTGTGATGGTGTTCTCGACGCTCATTGGCTTTCTCATCGCCTGGCCGGTCAACGGCCTGCTCGTCCGCAAGAACGTCAAACCCGGAGGTGCACTATGACCGATAAAAGCAGACGACAGCTCCTGCGAGACCTGGCAACGATTCCGGCCGCGGCCGGTCTCGGTGGCATCGCAATGGCCCAGAGTGAAGACGGTGGGCAGCAGACTGGCCCCGAGACAGCAGATTTCGACGAGTGGACGGCCACGACGATGACGACGCGGTTGGCCGGCGAAAACATGTACGAGACGGCGGCTGCCTACAGCCAGAGCGTCTATACGGCCATCAACGAACCGACCTACCCCGGCGCGCTCATCCTCGTCAACGATAGCGTACTCGAGGCGGCGCTCCCGGGTGTCGGCCTCATCCACCATCCTATCGACGGCGCCGTGCTGCTGACACGGCAAGACGAACTGCCGCAGGCCACCCGCGACGAAATCGAGCGGGCGCATCCGGAGGGGGTCGGGATGGACGGCAACGTCCAGGTGTATCTCATTGGGAGCGAACGCTACATCAGCGACGCGGTCAGGCAGGAAGTCGAAGCGATGGGGATGGACGTCCGTCGCATTCCCGGTACCAATCCGGTTCGCGTC
Coding sequences:
- a CDS encoding DUF302 domain-containing protein, with the protein product MSYTMETSATGDFDKMVERTVDALEDEGFGVLCDIDVRSTFEEKLGEEFRQYRILGACTPALAHEGLTAERDLGALLPCNVIVYETDDGGVTVGAVDPQQLVGIADNDALNSIATDVTDRFERVLSTVGNGPR
- a CDS encoding SHOCT domain-containing protein, with product MSVDHTSDGLLRAVLLVLAAIVLLPVLMMVLAMPMMGMMGWWWNGGMAGGLSPLWGVGMMLVWVLVLGGIGYLLYRGFAGRVGSSGTTDPALRELRMAYARGDLSEEEFEERRAKLSRQKSN
- a CDS encoding SPW repeat domain-containing protein, translated to MNRVWSHYFVAAVGTWVMAAPSLVELTVELFRADVLAGGVLVVVAGYSSRRAVEGESMHGGALGVNLAAGVLLLAFPLYRDISGLIFWSDIACGSLIILLTTYYLYHAFVTEQQS
- a CDS encoding potassium channel family protein, producing the protein MNYGYLVLGSVCLLLAVGDLLWTTIWVEGGAGPMTSRLMGWTWDGLRSVASDRPRWLSVAGPVILIGSLVVWITLLWVGWTFLFAGAENALIDTRDAGPISWTERLYFVGYSVFTMGNGDFTPQDGVWQVVTALTTASGMLFVTLSVTYVLSVLGAVTQKRALATSLSGLGSRSTEILATSWNGEGFQGLELPLNTISTQINTLTSNHKAYPILHYFYTPDTERAPATTITVFDEMLTLLQFGVPEQHRPNALAIRQARSSVSTYLETLDTAFVQAADESPPVPAISDVHEGGVPTVAPEEFHDAMKTVDDRRRRLLGLLQSDERQWPQ
- a CDS encoding winged helix-turn-helix transcriptional regulator; its protein translation is MSELDDTDVRILRLLLDDARQSYTEIGEKVGLSAPTVSNRVSRLEELGVIQGFTLNIDRSMLRVGDAVLIEIQTEPGEADALVASLTAIDAVEYVVQSFEPRVTVHAFMNDRELEELVTETLTQESVESYEIRKVSHSVWNPGIDHADLAIECVQCGKPIRGDGVSVTVETRRYYLCCTSCESAFKEEYETLQTAANDG
- a CDS encoding four-helix bundle copper-binding protein, whose translation is MSLAETAGKIGHLDDEERECLENCFEATEVCEWCADECVGEGEEMARCLRLCRDVADIASTHARFMVRNSNYDTQLAQLNAGLAEECAEECERHDAEHCQVCADVLRECAESCRNMASGS
- a CDS encoding DUF4396 domain-containing protein, which produces MDAWKTLATVVAALVVVIVAAQPLYVVALTLFDYGQTPDGTYATMQTKDTTRFPADNPAQLSAYTAQAARPPGANASYDTVVRVPEDDWQTALAASRLRAASDAIVLYSDAPVPGDGNGTTATRNASTVQLSGGNPAQTAAQIATRGNDSDDVSPNNVIIVSNESPQWALPAAAWSAYSGDPILYANENGVPNATQRAIDDLNASHAYVLAPPDLVSQNALNELDVEWTRVSGSTPQDHAVEIAKFRDESRDFGWGIDERDKVGYYNTMLVNPDQPAHAVASTNLQWGKAGPILLAHDDGTLPAVTENYLWRIQSSWFSTPAEGPFNHVFVLGPLEVVSWVSQARSDYAVEITPYRLQGPGMSPLDALSASWAAFSLLGASFVYAHIRRRIPETSDWTKLVWPMFTLLLGPIGLGFYWLAYRGREVVERDGHQRVVRPYWLRAASATAMGIAFAASTMIAVAFGLTYFGMPLVVFESPVFMLGSSMVLMMAIVYVVAFLVSWLIFHIPMFEESLDLDRHAATRRGLLAVGVSMTSVSVGMMTMMYFLMMLNLPMMPGDDNILWFGVMVFSTLIGFLIAWPVNGLLVRKNVKPGGAL